From the Scatophagus argus isolate fScaArg1 chromosome 21, fScaArg1.pri, whole genome shotgun sequence genome, one window contains:
- the fmnl1b gene encoding formin-like protein 1 isoform X2, whose protein sequence is MGNAAGSTEVPQRKEAKTALAPLGSQKQTKGLKLPMPPEEELEHRFSAVLNTMNLPPDKVKILSQYDSEKKWELICDQERFQVKNPPSAYLDKLRSYLDHGGVSRKFKRRVQESTQILRELEISLRTNYIGWAQEFLNEENQGLDVLVDYLSFAHSAVTCDADTLDDGTPPADKNNTVDKSAEDVSRSATNSPTHGALKASRAFTVRKVLRSSRVASQTDDVHLCIMCLRAIMNYQTGFSLVMKHPCCVNEITLSLNNRNLRTKALVLELLAAVCLVRGGHDIILSAFDNFKETCGEKSRFEKLMEYFYKEDGNIDFMVACMQFINIVVHSVENMNFRVHLQYEFTRHGLDDYLEKLKFTESDRLLVQIQAYLDNVFDVGALLEDAEAKNTLLEHMEELQEHNTQLSTRLQETEREAMEKVSDLEKKLLQTTKEVELLKEGLRESSSQVALLQRREQEREREREKEKERERDQDRSTQSLRELESGVQALVDQGLVRMLRSSSGRLDIQVVPVIQDVTQEAKEETDSGEDQQDAPPSSDPQPSAAVQPPPPPPPPPPPPPPPPAPPPPPLLPSGGGATQQPPEVTDVSSGCKNKKAVQTKYRMPLLNWQTLKPNQVTGTVFNELDDQRVLEELNMEAFEEQFKTKAQSPPVDLETLKTKLAHKTPSKVSLMEPNRAKNLAITLRKEGMAASDICCAIETYNQRALSLDFLELLERFIPTEYEMKLIHDYECEGRPLDELSEEDRFMVHFSKIPRLSQRISALTYMGNFLESVHLIQPQLNALIAASMSIKSSSKLKKILEIILAFGNYMNSSKRGAAYGFRLQSLDLLLDTKSTDRKQTLLHFIVSVIQEKYPEVQSFYSELHFLDRAALVSLDSILQDLRALERGMQVTGREFSEEQDNPVLQAFLSSNTELLHSLIADGKTAQDVYDSAVEYFGENSKTTPPSMFFPVFVRFIKAYKRAEQENEQRKTQHVLICEAPPTPPKPEVSGSKMAQTTKIRNLNDPFKGQFRRGCLLQVSVTPKLPQMDLIAELKKRQMSPLVREGKDGAIEDIITALKSVPFTARSAKRSSRLFCDSVFSDEI, encoded by the exons ATGGGAAATGCGGCAGGAAGCACGGAGGTACCCCAGAGGAAGGAGGCAAAGACGGCGTTGGCCCCTCTGGGCTCCCAGAAACAAACCAAGGGACTGAAACTCCCGATGCCACCTGAAGAGGAACTGGAGCATCGCTTCAGTGCAGTGCTG AACACGATGAATCTTCCTCCAGACAAGGTGAAGATCCTCAGTCAGTACGACAGCGAGAAGAAGTGGGAGCTGATCTGTGACCAG GAGAGGTTTCAAGTGAAGAATCCGCCATCTGCGTACCTGGACAAGCTGAGGAGTTACCTGGATCACGGAGGAGTCAGTCGAAAG TTTAAGAGACGAGTGCAGGAATCCACGCAGATCCTCAGAGAGCTGGAGATTTCCCTGAGGACCAATTATATAGG CTGGGCTCAGGAGTTCCTGAACGAGGAAAATCAAGGCTTAGATGTTCTTGTGGATTATTTGTCCTTCGCCCACAGTGCTGTCAC GTGCGATGCGGACACGTTGGACGATGGGACGCCGCCcgcagacaaaaacaacactgtggaCAAGTCAGCGGAGGATGTGAGCAGAAGTGCCACTAACTCACCCACTCACGGTGCCTTGAAGGCCAGTAGGGCCTTCACAGTCAG GAAAGTCCTGAGGAGCTCTCGAGTCGCGAGCCAGACGGACGACGTTCACCTCTGCATCATGTGTTTACGTGCCATCATGAACTACCAG actggcTTCAGCCTGGTGATGAAGCATCCCTGCTGCGTCAACGAGATCACGCTCAGCCTGAACAACAGGAACCTGAG GACCAAAGCGCtggtgctggagctgctggccGCCGTCTGCCTGGTGAGAGGAGGCCACGACATCATCCTGTCCGCCTTTGACAACTTCAAAGAG ACGTGTGGAGAGAAAAGCCGATTCGAGAAGCTAATGGAGTATTTCTACAAGGAAGATGGCAACATCGACTTCATG GTGGCCTGCATGCAGTTCATCAACATCGTGGTCCACTCAGTGGAAAACATGAACTTCAGGGTCCACCTGCAGTACGAGTTCACTCGTCACGGGCTGGATGACTACCTCGAG AAGTTGAAGTTCACAGAGAGCGACAGGCTGCTGGTGCAGATTCAGGCCTATCTGGACAACGTGTTTGACGTGGGAGCTCTGCTGGAGGACGCAGAGGCCAAAAACACTCTGCTGGAACAcatggaggagctgcaggaacaCAACACGCAG CTGAGCACCAGGCTTCAGGAGACTGAGAGGGAGGCCATGGAGAAGGTCTCAGATCTGGAGAAGAAGCTCCTTCAGACCACAAAAGAAGTGGAGCTCCTGAAG GAGGGTCTGCGCGAGTCGAGCTCTCAGGTCGCTCTTCTGCAGCGGcgagagcaagagagagagcgtgaacgtgagaaggagaaggagagagagagagaccaggacCGGTCCACCCAGTCCCTGAGGGAGCTGGAGTCCGGGGTCCAGGCTCTGGTGGACCAGGGGCTGGTCCGAATGCTGCGCTCCTCCTCCGGACGCCTGGACATCCAGGTGGTCCCGGTCATCCAGGACGTGACACAGGAAG CTAAAGAAGAAACTGATTCAGGAGAGGACCAGCAGGATGCTCCCCCCTCCTCAGACCCTCAGCCGTCAGCAGCAGtacaacctcctcctcctcctcctcctccacctcctcctccaccaccacctccagcacctcctcctccacccctgcTGCCTTCTGGAGGTGGTGCGACCCAGCAACCACCAGAAGTGACTGATGTGAGCTCAG GCTGTAAAAATAAGAAAGCGGTTCAAACCAAATACCGCATGCCACTGCTGAACTGGCAGACGCTCAAACCAAACCAGGTGACAGGAACCGTCTTCAACGAGCTGGACGACCAGCGAGTCTTAGAG GAGCTCAACATGGAAGCTTTTGAGGAGCAGTTTAAGACCAAGGCCCAGTCCCCTCCTGTAGACCTGGAGACCCTCAAGACGAAACTGGCTCACAAGACTCCCAGTAAAGTGTCTCTAATGGAGCCCAACAGGGCCAAAAACCTGGCCATCACCCTGCGCAAGGAAGGAATGGCTGCTTCCGACATCTGCTGCGCAATCGAGAC GTACAACCAGCGAGCTCTGAGCCTGGACTTCCTCGAGCTCCTGGAGCGTTTCATCCCCACAGAGTACGAGATGAAGCTCATCCACGACTACGAGTGTGAGGGCAGGCCCCTGGACGAGCTCAGCGAGGAGGACCGCTTCATGGTGCACTTCAGCAAGATCCCGCGGCTCTCGCAGCGAATCAGCGCCCTCACCTACATGGGCAATTTCCTCGAGAGCGTCCATCTAATACAGCCT CAACTGAACGCCCTCATCGCTGCCTCGATGTCCATCAAATCCTCCAGCAAGCTGAAGAAAATCCTGGAG ATCATCTTAGCGTTTGGAAACTACATGAACAGCAGCAAACGAGGGGCAGCTTACGGCTTCCGCCTGCAGAGTTTGGATTTG CTGTTGGACACCAAATCTACAGACCGGAAGCAGACGCTGCTGCACTTCATCGTCAGCGTCATCCAGGAGAAATACCCAGAGGTCCAGTCCTTCTACTCGGAGCTGCACTTCCTGGACAGGGCGGCGCTGG TGTCTCTGGACAGCATCCTGCAGGACCTGCGAGCTCTGGAGCGAGGCATGCAGGTGACCGGGAGGGAGTTCTCCGAGGAACAAGACAACCCTGTGCTGCAGGCGTTTCTcagcagcaacactgagctgctgcactcTCTCATCGCAGATGGAAAAACTGCACAG GACGTGTACGACTCTGCTGTGGAGTACTTTGGCGAGAACTCTAAAACCACTCCGCCCTCCATGTTCTTCCCCGTTTTTGTCCGGTTCATCAAGGCATACAAG CGAGCTGAGCAGGAGAACGAGCAGAGGAAGACGCAGCACGTCCTGATCTGTGAGGCTCCACCGACTCCACCTAAACCTGAAGTCAGCGGCAGCAAG ATGGCTCAAACCACCAAAATAAGAAACCTGAATGATCCTTTCAAAGGTCAGTTTAGACGCGGTTGTTTGCTTCAGGTTTCCGTGACGCCCAAACTGCCCCAGATGGACCTGATAGCGGAGCTGAAGAAGAGACAGATGTCTCCGCTGGTGAGGGAGGGGAAGGACGGCGCCATCGAGGACATCATCACAG CTCTAAAGTCTGTGCCCTTCACGGCTCGCTCTGCCAAACGCTCCTCTCGTCTCTTCTGCGACTCCGTCTTCAGCGACGAG ATTTAA